A part of Aspergillus flavus chromosome 5, complete sequence genomic DNA contains:
- a CDS encoding putative lipase gives MPNIFGLVPMLRRAETQPDLEVAQGDGASHIPATSGATLLPRPVASIVSFVTQSTSLSLRVGTFFGGVAIDGARATTLTGLELSRAVIEGVLTRAGRDVATRSSGEHGRVEAESILERSLAALHKSVTSASFFVAATFHFSSTTLSSASNMSQALLSTLDAILGSTESSRAIAAIITLIRREFRNPRVESMTDDNIGVGDLLIGTVGFAMLQRWGRKNTERQIRTNGGEEAIWDVVILDNGVRADVVGMHQIELTRRPRSEFHDETRRSSFISPGNDEEAFDAVQRPASRGDMAEKHPLSLPPGDHQMSDDDIRLYIMKQLPQGCRASIKTDLVTARTITVDIYDDDSAEIAAPPGTMVIEERFRNDQCLGSSGGSSPPQFPKHTVVFRTAFNKSQSADVRLSRGDDISGIYEISSDHGDQSPYLSQGIAITDSLPDAESTVADHRHAKPQDKPIQTIQTEIEDGSHRNSRFPGTNGLGKSSYEPTLLADSNSSKRYSTESTRTASNEADTISKGSFGKGSLTRIAQKVKPASVERSGQSKRLSVKEKSSTPPVHSVQRSKGSKGYVPERKPSAPKQSPKPTAEAKSEKPPLPSKARVSSVANRGSPRSPLQSSRLSVPSTARGTSVREMPPERGPMPEFYAIHEKNEESFMKQTDAYSTNVRPRSSAGVRTHVRSSSSMSVTRSEADMSVSVNDGRPSSSHLHRSSHTFTPSIYSLATAGSETSLILAHRSRKSAYDDMETIQALSRDGLVPGIFPEKHFVQNIRRFLRFSSASYGSNALKVMGVPPTTKALAYQESDSREHSDFSDHTGLPASTILLSSFVDPAGGSNAAGETETGFPLVHYLFLDHESKAVVLTLRGTWGFEDILTDMTCDYDDLEWQGKSWKVHKGMHASAQRLLMGGGGKVMITIRAALEEFPDYGVVLCGHSLGGGVAALLATMISEPTNDGYGTSFVTASYQATAQRLLLTGSSDTNQTACFLPSGRPIHVYAYGPPAAMSPFLRRATRGLITTIVNGHDVVPSLSLGILHDMHTVSVAFKSDVSGTKSHVQGRVWNSLRQSIVNKFYVNEPPIVQHAGDGIGEDAWAWKTLKMLREEMLAPKLMPPGEVFVVETMRVLQRDAFTSGMGDDGHPRLGRPATRVQLKFIRDVESVFGEMRFGSGMFSDHNPARYEASLAALSRGILDD, from the exons ATGCCTAATATATTCGGCCTTGTGCCTATGTTGAGGCGAGCTGAGACCCAACCTGATCTAGAAGTGGCCCAGGGTGACGGCGCAAGCCATATACCCGCAACCTCAGGCGCAACTCTACTTCCACGTCCAGTGGCTTCGattgtttcctttgttaCCCAGTCCACTTCGCTTTCTCTCCGAGTCGGGACTTTCTTCGGAGGAGTGGCCATCGATGGAGCAAGAGCCACCACACTGACGGGATTGGAGCTCAGTAGAGCAGTCATTGAAGGCGTCCTGACAAGAGCCGGGCGGGATGTGGCTACGAGGAGTAGCGGAGAACATGGCAGAGTAGAAGCAGAATCTATACTAGAGCGAAGC CTTGCCGCTCTGCACAAGTCGGTCACGTCTGCATCGTTCTTCGTCGCTGCAACgtttcatttctcttccacAACTCTCTCATCTGCTTCAAATATGTCCCAGGCGCTTTTGTCTACCCTTGATGCAATACTTGGCTCAACTGAGTCTTCAAGGGCAATAGCTGCCATCATAACACTTATCCGAAGAGAATTTCGGAACCCAAGAGTTGAGTCTATGACTGATGATAACATTGGTGTCGGTGACCTCTTAATAGGCACAGTTGGCTTCGCCATGCTTCAGCgttggggaagaaaaaacacCGAACGACAAATACGTACGAATGGTGGGGAGGAGGCCATCTGGGATGTTGTCATCTTAGATAATGGGGTCAGAGCAGATGTTGTTGGGATGCATCAGATAGAACTTACGAGAAGGCCTCGGAGCGAATTCCACGATGAGACGAGGCGCTCGTCTTTCATATCGCCCGGAAATGACGAAGAAGCCTTCGATGCTGTGCAGCGTCCGGCGAGTAGGGGTGATATGGCCGAGAAACATCCCCTTTCGCTTCCCCCAGGAGACCATCAAATGTCCGACGATGACATTCGGTTGTATATTATGAAGCAGCTTCCTCAAGGCTGTCGTGCCTCGATAAAGACTGACCTAGTCACTGCACGTACTATTACAGTCGATATTTATGATGACGACAGCGCAGAGATTGCTGCTCCGCCCGGTACGATGGTGATTGAGGAAAGGTTCCGTAACGACCAGTGCCTTGGCAGCAGTGGAGGATCGAGTCCTCCCCAATTTCCCAAGCACACTGTTGTTTTTCGAACGGCTTTCAATAAATCTCAAAGCGCAGACGTGAGGCTATCACGTGGAGACGATATCTCGGGTATATACGAGATCAGTTCTGACCATGGCGACCAGAGTCCTTACTTGAGTCAAGGTATTGCGATTACTGACTCACTCCCTGACGCCGAATCAACTGTCGCAGATCACCGTCATGCTAAACCCCAAGACAAACCAATACAAACCATCCAAACTGAAATTGAAGATGGCAGCCATCGAAACAGTCGTTTTCCGGGAACCAATGGACTGGGTAAATCTTCATACGAGCCAACGCTACTCGCTGATTCAAATAGCTCTAAAAGATATAGCACAGAATCTACTCGAACCGCCTCAAACGAAGCCGACACTATCTCGAAAGGTTCGTTTGGGAAAGGCTCCCTGACGAGGATTGCACAGAAAGTGAAACCGGCGAGTGTTGAAAGAAGTGGTCAGAGTAAGCGACTGTCGGTTAAGGAAAAGTCTAGCACGCCACCGGTTCATTCCGTCCAACGCAGCAAGGGTTCTAAAGGCTATGTCCCTGAAAGAAAACCATCAGCTCCCAAACAATCTCCGAAACCTACCGCAGAAGCAAAATCGGAAAAGCCGCCACTTCCTTCAAAGGCTCGAGTTTCGTCCGTAGCGAACCGAGGCTCACCAAGATCGCCTTTACAAAGCTCTCGACTGTCTGTCCCTTCAACAGCACGAGGTACTAGCGTACGAGAAATGCCCCCCGAAAGGGGTCCGATGCCTGAGTTTTATGCGATACatgagaagaatgaagaatcTTTCATGAAGCAAACAGATGCTTATTCTACAAACGTGCGCCCGAGATCTTCTGCCGGTGTGAGGACACATGTGCGTAGCAGCAGTTCTATGTCCGTCACACGATCTGAGGCGGACATGTCTGTGTCTGTCAATGATGGACGTCCAAGCTCCTCACATTTACACAGAAGCTCTCATACGTTTACTCCCAGCATATACTCCTTAGCCACGGCTGGTTCAGAGACGTCACTCATACTTGCGCATCGGTCCCGCAAGAGTGCTTACGATGATATGGAAACTATACAAGCATTAAGCCGCGATGGACTTGTTCCAGGAATATTTCCCGAAAAGCATTTTGTGCAAAATATCAGGCGTTTCCTCCGGTTTTCCTCGGCATCTTATGGATCAAATGCCCTCAAAGTCATGGGTGTTCCACCAACGACCAAGGCTCTTGCATATCAGGAATCTGACAGTCGCGAGCACAGCGACTTTTCGGACCACACCGGCCTACCAGCTTCGACAATCCTTCTATCATCCTTTGTCGATCCCGCGGGTGGGTCAAATGCTGCTGGAGAGACGGAGACCGGGTTTCCTCTGGTCCATTACCTGTTTCTAGATCATGAATCGAAGGCCGTTGTCTTGACACTTAGGGGAACATGGGGcttcgaagatatcctcACAGATATGACCTGTGATTATGATGACCTGGAATGGCAAGGAAAGAGCTGGAAAGTTCATAAGGGCATGCATGCTTCTGCGCAACGACTGTTGATGGGGGGAGGTGGTAAAGTTATGATTACAATCAGAGCTGCCTTGGAGGAATTCCCAGATTATGGCGTGGTACTCTGCGGTCACTCGCTAGGCGGAGGTGTTGCTGCACTATTAGCTACGATGATATCGGAACCTACGAATGATGGCTACGGGACATCGTTTGTGACTGCTTCATATCAAGCCACCGCGCAACGTTTGCTCCTAACTGGAAGCAGCGACACCAACCAAACGGCGTGTTTTCTTCCCTCGGGACGACCTATACATGTGTACGCATATGGTCCGCCTGCAGCCATgtccccttttcttcgccGTGCGACACGTGGGTTAATTACAACAATTGTTAACGGTCATGATGTGGTACCCAGCCTTTCTTTAGGAATTTTGCATGACATGCATACGGTGTCAGTGGCTTTCAAGAGTGACGTTTCAGGAACCAAGTCGCACGTACAAGGCCGTGTCTGGAACAGTTTGCGGCAGAGTATCGTTAATAAGTTCTACGTCAACGAGCCGCCTATAGTCCAGCATGCTGGTGACGGGATTGGTGAGGACGCTTGGGCATGGAAGACTCTCAAAATGCTCAGAGAGGAAATGCTCGCGCCTAAGCTGATGCCCCCGGGGGAGGTATTCGTGGTCGAAACCATGCGTGTCTTGCAGCGGGATGCTTTCACGTCGGGTATGGGTGATGATGGCCATCCGCGGCTAGGTCGTCCTGCAACGAGAGTCCAGCTCAAGTTTATTCGAGACGTCGAATCCGTCTTTGGAGAAATGAGATTCGGATCAGGAATGTTCAGTGACCACAATCCTGCACGTTATGAAGCAAGCCTCGCGGCGCTCTCGCGCGGAATTTTGGATGATTGA
- a CDS encoding putative FMN dependent dehydrogenase (hypothetical protein AOR_1_278094), which yields MPERYGDYQSVIYGRGAIESVQPNVTTDPRLLEEQARKALGVRSFNYVAGGAGEKATMDSNRLAFRQWKIIPRMLRQVDNQDLSVELFGQKYPNPVLMAPVGVQSLFHEDKETGLAESCAEVGVPYTLSTASTSSIEEVAETNGDGKRWFQLYWPQDDDVTLSLLKRAKDNGFSVLVVTLDTWSLAWRPADLDNAYVPFIKGVGNQIGFSDPVFRAKFEKESGSKLEEDIVGASRAWISDVFPGRPHTWEHIAFLRKNWDGPIVLKGIQHVEDAELALQAGCDGIVVSNHGGRQVDGAIGSLDVLPEIVEAVGDKMTVLFDSGVRTGADVVKALCLGAKAVFVGRPVIYGLAINGREGAKSVMKGLLADLWQTMSLSGICTVAECTRDRVRKVQYPGDMKAMM from the exons ATGCCTGAAAGGTATGGCGATTACCAGTCCGTCATCTATGGCCGTGGGGCCATAGAAAGTGTTCAGCCGAATGTCACTACGGACCCTCGTCTTCTCGAGGAACAGGCGCGCAAGGCACTAGGTGTCCGATCTTTCAATTATGTTGCTGGGGGAGCCGGTGAAAAGGCTACCATGGACAGCAATCGGCTGGCGTTTCGTCAATGGAAAAT TATTCCACGAATGCTGAGACAG GTGGATAATCAGGACCTTTCGGTAGAGCTCTTTGGTCAAAAGTACCCGAACCCGGTCTTGATGGCACCCGTCGGTGTCCAGAGCTTGTTCCATGAGGATAAAGAGACGGGTCTAGCCGAATCATGTGCAGAAGTCGGAGTCCCGTATACCCTTAGTACAGCCAGCACTAGTTCCATTGAAGAGGTGGCCGAGACAAATGGGGACGGAAAACGATGGTTTCAACTCTACTGGCCCCAAGATGATGACGTCACGCTCTCACTACTGAAGCGTGCTAAAGACAATGGCTTTTCTGTTCTCGTAGTCACTTTGGATACTTGGTCCCTTGCCTGGCGACCGGCCGATTTGGACAATGCTTATGTCCCATTTATCAAGGGCGTTGGCAACCAAATCGGCTTCTCTGACCCGGTGTTTCGTGCAAAGTTCGAGAAGGAATCCGGCTCTAAACTAGAAGAAGATATTGTCGGAGCATCTCGGGCTTGGATCTCTGACGTGTTCCCTGGCCGACCTCATACGTGGGAGCATATCGCTTTTCTACGGAAGAACTGGGATGGACCAATCGTTCTCAAAGGGATCCAGCATGTAGAGGATGCAGAGCTTGCTCTCCAAGCTGGATGTGACGGTATCGTTGTTTCTAACCATGGAG GTCGACAAGTGGATGGTGCCATCGGTTCTTTGGATGTGCTTCCTGAGATTGTTGAAGCCGTCGGTGACAAGATGACGGTCCTATTTGATTCCGGGGTCAGGACTGGTGCAGACGTCGTGAAAGCCCTCTGTTTAGGGGCCAAGGCAGTGTTTGTAGGCAGACCTGTAATATATGGTCTTGCAATCAACGGAAGAGAGGGAGCCAAATCTGTCATGAAAGGACTGCTGGCAGATCTGTGGCAGACTATGAGTTTGTCCGGCATTTGCACCGTCGCCGAATGTACTCGAGATAGAGTTAGGAAAGTCCAGTACCCAGGAGATATGAAGGCTATGATGTGA
- a CDS encoding permease of the major facilitator superfamily (MFS transporter, putative), whose product MEYRSEPKPDVESPRQGNTMMVPQDTDTGSSFLEGESEKHLLWKIDIHILPMVVLLYLFSFLDRVNIGNARLYGLEDDLGLVGNQYQVAVSILFVTYCLFEVPSNLVLKKLRPSRYIASISVIWGIIATLTGITQNYGGLIACRLLLGVVEAGLFPGLITYLTLFYSKRELALRTGYLFSSAAAAGAFGGLLAYAIGFMDGISGLRGWRWILILEGIPTVLLGVVAWFVLADEPDTAYYLNEEEKALVLRRRMRYVGQTASAQKFHWADVKEGALDWRIWAFSIAQFGIDTMLYGYSTFLPTIIKGMGSWSTPEVQALTIPCYALGALAYLVTAWVSDRTQRRGLFICIFSAVSVVGYGILISDTSSGVHYFGALLIALGLYVAVGLPLAWLPTTLPRYGKRTFATGLQLTFGNISGVMSPFLYKNNEAPRYVRGNAVTLGLVGFAGIVYGLMWFYYHQKNMRRVQGFEDEKVAGMTDEEIEELGDKSPRFIYST is encoded by the exons ATGGAGTACCGAAGTGAGCCGAAACCGGACGTTGAATCACCCCGACAGGGCAACACCATGATGGTACCCCAGGATACCGACACCGGGTCCTCTTTTCTTGAAGGGGAGAGTGAAAAGCATTTGCTCTGGAAAATCGATATACATATCTTACCCATGGTTGTGCTTCTCTATTTATTCAGCTTTCTGGATAGAG TGAACATTGGCAACGCTCGACTGTATGGCCTAGAAGATGACCTGGGCCTGGTTGGTAACCAGTACCAGGTCGCTGTATCTATCTTATTTGTAACCTACTGT CTATTTGAAGTACCATCGAACCTGGTCCTCAAGAAACTTCGGCCGTCACGCTACATTGCATCGATCTCGGTTATTTGGGGTATCATAGCAACCCTAACAGGAATCACCCAGAACTATGGAGGGCTGATCGCTTGCCGTCTTCTCCTAG GTGTTGTGGAAGCCGGACTATTTCCCGGACTTATAACATATCTCACCTTATTCTATAGCAAGCGTGAACTTGCTCTCCGGACAGGGTATCTTTTTAGCAGTGCGGCAGCAGCTGGAGCGTTTGGCGGGCTTCTAGCGTATGCAATCGGGTTCATGGATGGTATCAGCGGACTTCGAGGCTGGCGATGGATCTTGATACTGGAAGGTATCCCAACCGTACTCCTAGGAGTGGTGGCGTGGTTCGTTCTAGCCGATGAGCCTGACACAGCTTATTACctcaacgaagaagaaaaggccctCGTGCTCCGCCGGCGGATGCGCTACGTAGGTCAAACGGCATCTGCGCAGAAGTTCCACTGGGCGGACGTCAAAGAAGGCGCACTTGACTGGAGGATCTGGGCGTTTTCCATCGCTCAGTTTGGTATTGATACCATGCTTTATGGCTATAGTACTTTCCTTCCCACCATCATCAAGGGTATGGGCTCATGGTCGACGCCTGAAGTGCAGGCACTAACAATTCCATGCTATGCGCTTGGGGCCTTGGCCTATTTGGTGACCGCTTGGGTCAGCGACCGAACTCAGCGCCGCGGTCTGTTCATCTGCATTTTCTCCGCAGTCTCCGTCGTCGGCTACGGAATTTTGATTTCTGATACATCCTCGGGGGTGCATTACTTCGGCGCATTGCTCATCGCCCTGGGGCTGTATGTGGCGGTTGGGTTGCCACTCGCATGGCTTCCTACTACGCTTCCTCGCTATGGGAAACGTACCTTCGCTACCGGCTTACAGCTCACGTTTGGCAACATCAGCGGTGTCATGTCACCGTTCTTGTACAAAAATAACGAAGCGCCTCGGTATGTCCGAGGAAATGCCGTGACGTTAGGTCTTGTGGGATTTGCAGGAATAGTATATGGACTAATGTGGTTCTACTACCATCAGAAGAACATGCGCAGAGTCCAAGGCTtcgaggacgagaaggtTGCTGGGATGACCGacgaggagattgaggaacTGGGAGATAAAAGTCCTCGATTTATTTATAGCACGTAA
- a CDS encoding putative multiple inositol polyphosphate phosphatase (unnamed protein product) has product MLNVTSPWALILSLLTAIVSISYYDNNPSAPEIRSPHCASWNAWYNPLRSGQVGYQANDWNILYHLGGNGPWIEKIDELETPGLEPPKGCVIDQVHMISRHGERYPTKSAGSRHLALLNRIKEANVVLNGSLSFLNNWTYFTDEPQKDFDQLTRTSPYAGTLQAFSTGIRFLTRYGHLLPLHGTTRLWASECNRVIETAQHFASGFFGLDWEKTEKAALEIIPETLERGADTLTPGDTCPKYIEDPAKGHDNGVNMLALFQDVYIPAIAERLINDENNSALGYLTNLEVYGMQEMCGFETLSRGSSPWCDIFTHDDWENFEYARDLIHYYRAGPGNPYAGAMGWLWLNATTGLLRSGPEAGTMFFSFVHDGDIAPLVTAMEILKDPKYDPFLPTTHRVEDRVWRTSSVMPMGGRIVFERLTCPTSSAKDPSGEEAFLRVNINDKIVPLPYCKSGPGLSCPLKEFVDHVERRRSEVGDFGEVCGLEKDVGYITFLRQG; this is encoded by the exons ATGCTGAATGTGACATCACCATGGGCATTaattctttcccttttgacTGCGATTGTTAGTATTTCCTATTATGATAACAACCCATCTGCTCCCGAGATTAGGTCGCCTCATTGCGCAAGCTGGAACGCCTGGTACAACCCACTCCGATCAGGCCAGGTCGGATATCAAGCCAACGATTGGAACATCCTCTACCACCTGGGTGGCAATGGACCATGGATAGAGAAGATTGACGAGCTTGAAACGCCGGGCCTTGAACCCCCAAAGGGTTGCGTCATTGATCAAGTACATATG ATCTCTCGTCATGGGGAACGATATCCGACCAAATCTGCTGGGAGTC GTCACCTCGCACTTCTAAATCGAATAAAGGAAGCAAATGTAGTTCTTAATGGCTCACTATCATTCTTGAACAATTGGACATATTTTACCGATGAGCCACAGAAAGACTTTGACCAGCTGACCAGAACTAGTCCGTATGCTGGCACTCTGCAGGCTTTCTCAACAGGTATCCGCTTCTTAACGCGATACGGACACTTATTACCACTCCATGGGACGACAAGATTATGGGCAAGCGAGTGTAACCGCGTGATAGAAACAGCCCAGCATTTCGCGTCTGGATTCTTCGGCCTGGATTGGGAAAAGACTGAAAAGGCTGCGTTGGAGATCATCCCCGAGACCCTCGAGCGAGGTGCCGATACACTGACTCCGGGCGATACATGCCCAAAATACATCGAAGATCCTGCGAAAGGCCATGACAATGGTGTCAATATGCTTGCTCTGTTTCAAGATGTGTACATTCCAGCTATTGCAGAGCGACTAATCAATGATGAGAACAACTCGGCACTTGGATATTTAACCAATCTAGAGGTCTACGGTATGCAGGAAATGTGCGGATTCGAGACCCTATCTCGCGGGTCAAGTCCTTGGTGCGATATATTTACTCATGATGATTGGGAGAATTTTGAGTATGCCCGTGATTTGATTCACTACTACCGTGCTGGTCCAGGCAACCCGTATGCTGGTGCTATGGGTTGGCTCTGGCTCAATGCTACGACTGGTCTTTTACGGTCTGGGCCGGAAGCTGGTACTATGTTCTTCAGTTT CGTTCATGATGGGGATATCGCTCCCTTGGTCACAGCAATGGAGATATTGAAAGATCCGAAGTATGATCCATTCCTGCCGACCACACATAGGGTGGAAGACCGCGTCTGGCGTACCTCGTCCGTCATGCCAATGGGCGGAAGGATCGTTTTTGAGAGATTGACTTGTCCGACTTCATCGGCGAAGGACCCCAGTGGTGAAGAGGCCTTTCTTCGGGTTAATATAAATGATAAGATTGTGCCACTGCCATACTGCAAATCTGGGCCTGGGCTGTCGTGTCCGTTGAAGGAATTCGTTGATCATGTAGAAAGACGAAGATCGGAAGTGGGAGACTTTGGAGAAGTGTGCGGACTAGAAAAGGACGTTGGATATATAACATTCTTACGACAGGGCTAG
- a CDS encoding putative nascent polypeptide-associated complex subunit (Beta-NAC) — MDQAKLARMQASVRIANLYLHVEQGTYKFSFLFAQSPSGTAFDHENGKLTHTYPQCIISPSSSHTRSTPNSYKPDHESIRLTNSLKNRGKGTPRRKVKKVHKSSGADDKKLQATLKKMNVQPIQAIEEVNMFKEDGNVIHFGAPKVHASVPSNTFALYGNGEEKELTELVPGILNQLGPDSLASLRKLAESYQNMQKNQAGAEGKKDDDEDDIPDLVEGENFESNVE, encoded by the exons atggatcaGGCAAAGTTGGCTCGCATGCAGGCTAGCGTGCGGATTG CTAACCTATATCTTCATGTTGAACAGGGTACGTATaaattctcttttcttttcgcaCAGTCTCCCTCGGGTACCGCATTCGACCACGAAAATGGGAAATTAACCCACACATACCCCCAATGCATTATCTCGCCCTCCTCTTCTCATACCAGATCTACTCCCAATTCTTACAAACCCGACCATGAATCCATCCGACTGACGAATTCCCTTAAAAACAGAGGCAAGGGCACTCCCCGCCGCAAGGTCAAGAAGGTCCACAAGTCCTCCGGCGCCGACGACAAGAAGCTCCAGGCTAccctgaagaagatgaacgTCCAGCCCATCCAGGCCATCGAGGAGGTCAACATGTTCAAGGAAGACGGAAACGTCATCCACTTCGGTGCTCCCAAGG TTCACGCCTCTGTCCCCTCCAACACCTTCGCTCTCTACGGTAAcggcgaagagaaggaactcACCGAGCTCGTCCCCGGTATCCTGAACCAGCTTGGCCCCGACAGCCTCGCCTCCCTCCGCAAGCTCGCCGAGAGCTACCAGAACATGCAGAAGAACCAGGCCGGTGCCGAGGGcaagaaggatgatgatgaggatgatatccCTGATCTGGTTGAGGGCGAGAACTTCGAGAGCAATGTCGAGTAA
- a CDS encoding putative short-chain dehydrogenase/reductase family protein, whose product MFNMSLYQNIALNGSFALHGLRHPLDMYSSLGPTLSEATFGLLGYSFEPSRDIGDLSGKVLFVTGGNAGLGKETVLQLAQHNPSRIYLAARDATKAREAISSIQDIISASVDIRHIQLDLSSFQSIRDAAEKFCSECDRLDILILNAGTMANPPELTKEGFEIQFGTNHIGHFLLTKLLLPTLKKTVGSPASDVRIVTLSSVGSHAAPSLDVMTSTSALLDSHTLVRYSASKAANILFASELARRYPEILSVSVHPGVVSSELYRHTGAMNAISKFGVGLLSTVFRSIRTGAMNQLWAAGTKREQLVNGAYYVPIGVRGSSRFTDDADMARKLWEWTENQIAEKS is encoded by the exons ATGTTCAACATGTCTCTCTATCAAAACATCGCTCTCAATGGCTCTTTTGCCTTGCATGGCTTGCGCCATCCATTGGATATGTACTCAAGTCTTGGTCCTACGCTGAGCGAAGCTACCTTCGGCCTGTTGGGGTACTCCTTCGAGCCGAGCAGAGATATTGGAGATCTCTCTGGAAAGGTTCTTTTTGTGACAGGAG GGAATGCCGGTCTTGGAAAAGAAACCGTCCTTCAGCTTGCGCAACATAACCCATCTCGCATATACCTAGCCGCTCGAGACGCTACTAAAGCTCGCGAGGCCATCAGCTCGATTCAAGACATCATTTCAGCCTCCGTCGACATTAGACATATTCAACTTGACCTATCTTCTTTCCAGTCCATACGCGATGCTGCAGAGAAGTTTTGCTCGGAGTGTGATCGCTTGGATATCTTGATCCTCAACGCCGGCACCATGGCGAATCCGCCAGAGCTTACAAAGGAAGGCTTCGAAATCCAATTCGGGACAAACCATATTGGCCATTTCCTGCTTACCAAACTGCTCCTCCCCACGCTGAAGAAAACTGTCGGAAGCCCCGCATCCGATGTAAGAATAGTGACGTTGAGCTCTGTGGGAAGCCATGCTGCTCCATCCTTGGATGTCATGACCTCAACGTCTGCTCTCTTAGACTCTCACACGCTAGTTCGCTATAGCGCGTCTAAAGCTGCTAACATCCTTTTCGCATCAGAGCTTGCTCGGCGGTACCCCGAGATCCTCTCGGTTTCTGTTCACCCAGGTGTAGTGTCCAGTGAACTATACCGCCATACCGGCGCGATGAATGCCATCTCAAAGTTTGGGGTTGGTTTACTTTCTACCGTGTTTCGTAGTATACGCACAGGGGCGATGAATCAGCTCTGGGCGGCCGGGACGAAGAGAGAGCAACTGGTCAATGGCGCTTACTATGTTCCTATCGGGGTGCGCGGCTCGAGCAGATTCACCGACGATGCAGACATGGCACGAAAGCTTTGGGAATGGACGGAGAATCAGATCGCTGAGAAATCGTga
- a CDS encoding serine hydrolase FSH: MRFLCLHGSGTSGEIFEIQSGGISQALEAKGHRFTYIDGRLDSEPEPELKGILDPPFYKHYPRDIAPGEDLARAIEYTMDIIKKKGPFDAVMGFSQGAALAGSMIINHAKTHDVPLFKAAVFICGAAPYESSGKETIQPTPGEYLVNIPTTHIVGKQDEIYDLSMQLYGLCEPSKAEFYDHGSRHLIPFDGKNTEAMIAAIEKTIKRARTG; the protein is encoded by the exons ATGCGATTCCTCTGTTTACATGGCTCCGGCACGAGCGGGGAA ATTTTTGAGATCCAATCCG GTGGCATTAGCCAGGCTCTGGAAGCTAAAGGGCATCGCTTCACATATATCGATGGCCGATTAGACTCCGAACCTGAGCCAG AGCTGAAGGGCATCTTGGATCCACCATTTTACAAACACTACCCACGCGATATCGCACCCGGCGAAGACCTCGCTCGTGCGATCGAGTACACCATGGATATCATTAAGAAGAAGGGTCCATTCGACGCTGTAATGGGGTTCTCACAAGGCGCTGCTCTCGCAGGTTCGATGATCATTAACCATGCCAAAACACATGACGTTCCGCTGTTCAAAGCCGCTGTCTTTATCTGCGGTGCGGCGCCGTACGAGTCATCTGGAAAGGAGACTATTCAGCCGACGCCAGGGGAGTATCTGGTCAATATTCCTACGACCCATATCGTAGGTAAGCAGGATGAGATTTACGACCTCAGTATGCAATTGTATGGTCTGTGTGAACCCTCGAAGGCGGAATTTTACGACCACGGATCAAGGCATTTGATCCCCTTCGACGGCAAAAATACAGAGGCTATGATTGCTGCAATCGAAAAGACCATTAAGCGCGCGAGGACAGGGTAG